Proteins from a single region of Budorcas taxicolor isolate Tak-1 chromosome 7, Takin1.1, whole genome shotgun sequence:
- the LOC128051122 gene encoding olfactory receptor 1361-like, whose protein sequence is MAETGANLTLVSEFLLLGLSEDPKQQQLLFILFLSMYLVTQLGNLSIILAIANDVQLHTPMYFFLANLAFVDICFTSTTIPKMLANHVSGHKGIPYAGCLAQMFFFIWFAGIDSFLLTAMAYDRYVAICHPLHYALSVTPQLCSLLVAASWTAALGNALTHTVLLTRLSFCTHNRIPSFFCDLSPLLKLACSDTFLNNAMLYTVGALPIIAPFVGILVSYTHIFAAVLRIPSTRGKWKAFSTCGSHLSVVSLFYGTIIGVYFSPMSSHTAQKDTAAAVMYTVVTPMLNPFIYSLRNSDMKGALGALISRRPLFIQ, encoded by the coding sequence ATGGCTGAAACTGGGGCTAATCTCACCCTGGTCTCTGAGTTCCTGCTCCTGGGCCTCTCGGAGGACCCCAAGCAACAGCAGCTGCTGTTCATCCTCTTCCTGAGCATGTACCTGGTCACGCAGCTGGGGAACCTGTCCATTATCCTGGCCATCGCCAATGACGTCCAGCTCCACacgcccatgtacttcttcctggcCAACCTGGCCTTCGTGGACATTTGCTTCACCTCCACCACTATCCCCAAGATGCTGGCCAACCACGTGTCAGGACACAAAGGGATTCCTTATGCTGGCTGCCTGGCCCAGATGTTCTTCTTCATCTGGTTCGCCGGCATCGACAGCTTCCTGCTGACCgccatggcctatgaccgctatgtggccatctgtcaCCCTCTACACTATGCCCTGTCTGTGACACCACAGCTCTGTAGCCTCCTGGTGGCAGCGTCCTGGACTGCAGCCTTGGGGAATGCCCTGACCCACACAGTATTACTGACCCGTCTCTCATTCTGCACCCACAACCGGATCCCCAGTTTCTTCTGTGACCTGAGCCCTCTGCTGAAGCTCGCCTGCTCTGACACCTTTCTCAACAATGCTATGTTATACACTGTGGGCGCCCTGCCTATCATCGCCCCCTTTGTGGGCATCTTGGTCTCCTACACGCACATCTTTGCTGCCGTGTTGAGGATCCCGTCCACGAGGGGCAAGTGGAAGGCTTTCTCTACCTGTGGCTCTCATCTCTCTGTGGTGTCCCTGTTCTACGGCACCATCATTGGGGTTTATTTCAGCCCCATGTCCTCCCACACAGCCCAGAAGGACACAGCTGCTGCAGTGATGTACACTGTGGTTACtcccatgctgaaccccttcatctacaGCCTACGCAACAGCGACATGAAGGGCGCCTTGGGGGCCCTCATCAGCAGGAGGCCACTTTTTATTCAGTGA